In the Theobroma cacao cultivar B97-61/B2 chromosome 1, Criollo_cocoa_genome_V2, whole genome shotgun sequence genome, one interval contains:
- the LOC18611856 gene encoding periodic tryptophan protein 1 homolog, with protein sequence MISAIAWVPKGASKPEPEVAELPSKEEIEELIKTGALERSEDNGSEDEDQDMDADAEKQTGEVAQALAVADALGKTSNNKSGAQLEDLTDGLKELDMENYDEEDDGIELFSKGLGDLYYPSNDIDPYLKDQDDDDSEEIEDMTIRPMDAVVVCARNEDDVSHLEVWIYEDSDDGDSNMYVHHDIIISAFPLCTAWLDFPLKGGEKGNFVAVGSMEPSIEIWDLDIIDEVQPCVVLGGAVEKKTKKGKKKSQYKEGSHTGPVLGLAWNKEYSNILASASADKQVKIWDMAAGKCSITMEHHEDKVQAVAWNHHSPQVLLSGSFDRSVVMKDGRVPSHSGLKWSVTSEVECLAWDPHTEYSFVVSLEDGTVRGYDIRAAKSNPSSELKPSFTLHAHDKAACTLSYNPKAPNLLATGSMDKMVKLWDLSNNQPSCVASRNPKAGAVFSISFSEDSPFLLAIGGSKGKLGVWDTLSDAGVSGKFGHYSQPNRPKT encoded by the exons ATGATATCAGCAATTGCATGGGTGCCAAAAGGGGCGTCAAAGCCTGAACCAGAAGTGGCTGAGTTACCTTccaaagaagaaattgaagaacTGATTAAGACCGGTGCTTTGGAGAGAAG TGAAGATAATGGTAGTGAGGATGAAGATCAAGATATGGATGCTGATGCTGAGAAGCAAACCGGTGAAGTTGCCCAAGCACTTGCTGTGGCAGACGCCCTTGGAAAAACTTCCAATAACAAGTCAGGGGCACAATTAGAAGATCTTACAGATGGGTTGAAAGAGCTTGACATGGAAAATTATGACGAAGAGGATGATG GTATTGAGCTATTTAGCAAGGGCCTTGGTGACCTTTATTATCCAAGCAATGACATAGATCCATATTTAAAGGATCAGGAT GATGATGATTCAGAAGAGATTGAGGACATGACCATTAGACCCATGGATGCTGTCGTGGTTTGTGCACGCAATGAAGATGATGTCAGCCATCTTGAG GTTTGGATATATGAGGATTCAGACGATGGTGATTCAAACATGTATGTTCACCATGATATCATCATTTCAGCATTTCCCCTTTGCACTGCATGGCTTGACTTCCCACTTAAAGGGGGAGAAAAAG GGAATTTTGTGGCTGTTGGTTCAATGGAGCCGTCGATCGAAATATGGGACCTTGACATT ATCGATGAAGTGCAACCATGTGTGGTATTAGGTGGTGCAGTggagaaaaagacaaaaaaaggaaaaaag AAATCACAATACAAGGAGGGCAGTCATACTGGTCCCGTTCTTGGTCTTGCTTGGAACAAGGAGTACAG caaTATCCTTGCCAGTGCAAGTGCGGACAAACAAGTTAAGATTTGGGATATGGCTGCTGGAAAATGCAGCATAACCATGGAGCATCATGAGGACAAG GTTCAAGCAGTTGCTTGGAATCACCACTCGCCACAAGTTCTTCTTAGTGGGTCTTTTGATCGTTCGGTTGTCAtg AAGGATGGGAGAGTACCATCTCATTCTGGTTTAAAGTGGTCAGTCACTTCTGAGGTTGAATGCTTGGCATGGGATCCACACACTGAGTACTCATTTGTG GTGAGTCTTGAAGATGGTACAGTCAGAGGTTATGATATTCGAGCTGCCAAATCCAATCCATCTTCTGAGTTGAAACCAAGTTTTACTCTCCATGCACATGACAAGGCTGCTTGCACCCTTTCATATAATCCTAAAGCACCAAAT CTGCTTGCAACTGGATCCATGGATAAAATG GTAAAACTTTGGGATTTATCAAACAATCAACCTTCATGTGTTGCATCCAGAAATCCTAAAGCA GGAGCTgtcttttcaatttccttctcAGAAGATAGTCCTTTTTTGCTGGCTATTGGAGGCTCAAAGGGAAAACTGGGA GTTTGGGATACATTATCTGATGCAGGCGTCTCAGGAAAATTTGGGCACTACAGCCAGCCGAACAGACCCAAAACATAA
- the LOC18611857 gene encoding AAA-ATPase At1g43910, translating to MFSLLKELPSISTLLSIYASVSAMAMLIRTICNEVIPKPMRNYISSKVFDLASRCLSSDFTFIIEERWQAVNNETFRAVEAYLPTRIGPSTDSLLIGSNEPLNPRAPPKQSIPVDCKIIDEFQGMRLEWTLRSTDTKKYFPREKRYFRLACKKGDRDRVMQSYFPQIARKAESILRERETLNIYTYDQESSMWESTVFKHPATFETLAMEPELKQLVKEDLDSFVARKDFFEGVGRAWKRGYLLYGPPGTGKSSLVAAIANYLRYNIYDLQVQSARSDADLRHILTSTTNRSILLIEDIDCGTKVSRDRAKVQDDQQDKEDEQPNRISSSDPGVTLSGLLNFLDGLWSSCGDERIIIVTTNHKEKLDPALLRPGRMDVHIHMGYCTPAAFRKLAATYLGIKHRSSFVTIENLLQSTTVTPAEVAQQLMKRDEPEAVLESFIHFLEAKRNENGESGAQTQKQDGKNG from the exons ATGTTTTCACTGTTGAAAGAGCTGCCTTCCATCTCCACCCTCTTGTCCATCTATGCATCCGTCTCCGCCATGGCCATGCTAATTCGTACAATATGTAACGAAGTGATCCCCAAACCAATGCGAAACTACATTTCCTCTAAAGTCTTCGACTTAGCCTCACGTTGCCTTTCCTCTGATTTCACCTTCATTATTGAGGAACGTTGGCAAGCTGTTAATAACGAAACATTTCGTGCTGTCGAAGCCTATCTGCCTACCAGGATCGGCCCCTCAACGGATAGTCTCTTGATTGGGTCCAACGAACCCCTGAACCCCAGAGCACCACCCAAACAAAGCATTCCCGTCGATTGCAAGATCATCGATGAATTCCAGGGCATGCGCTTGGAATGGACCCTTCGTTCTACTGACACCAAAAAATACTTCCCCCGCGAGAAAAGATATTTCCGTTTGGCTTGCAAGAAAGGTGATAGAGATAGAGTAATGCAAAGCTACTTCCCTCAAATTGCGAGAAAAGCAGAATCCATCTTGAGGGAGCGTGAGACCCTCAACATCTATACCTACGATCAAGAATCTTCCATGTGGGAATCCACAGTTTTCAAGCACCCTGCAACCTTTGAGACTCTAGCTATGGAGCCAGAACTGAAGCAGTTGGTAAAGGAAGATCTTGACTCATTCGTTGCAAGAAAGGATTTCTTTGAGGGAGTTGGCAGGGCTTGGAAACGAGGGTACCTTCTTTACGGTCCACCAGGGACAGGGAAATCTTCATTGGTCGCTGCAATTGCAAACTACTTGAGATACAATATATACGACCTTCAAGTCCAAAGTGCTCGAAGTGACGCTGACTTGAGGCATATCCTCACATCTACCACAAACCGGTCTATTCTCCTTATTGAGGACATCGACTGTGGCACAAAAGTGTCTCGTGATCGTGCCAAGGTTCAAGATGATCAACAAGATAAGGAGGATGAGCAACCGAATCGCATTTCTTCTAGTGATCCTGGG GTAACGCTGTCAGGATTACTCAACTTCCTTGATGGCTTATGGTCGAGCTGTGGGGATGAGAGGATCATCATCGTCACCACAAATCATAAAGAGAAGTTGGATCCAGCTCTGTTGCGCCCTGGACGAATGGATGTCCATATTCACATGGGCTATTGCACTCCTGCTGCGTTTAGAAAGCTTGCAGCCACATATCTTGGAATCAAACACCGTTCTTCCTTTGTTACCATCGAAAATCTTTTGCAAAGCACGACAGTCACTCCAGCAGAAGTAGCACAGCAGCTCATGAAACGCGACGAGCCTGAAGCTGTACTTGAGAGTTTTATTCACTTCCTTGAGGCGAAAAGGAATGAAAATGGGGAATCTGGAGCTCAAACTCAGAAACAAGATGGAAAAAATGGCTGA